The Gemmatimonadales bacterium genome includes the window GGGTGCGGGCGCGTAGTAGCTCAGCGAGACGTGCGCCTGGCCGCTCCGAAACCGGTCGGGATCGACGAGCAGGCGCTCGGCACCGGCAAAGCCGCGGCGCACATAGAGGCGGGCCACCTCGTCGCCCTTGGCGATCTTCTGGTAGAACACCTCACCTGATGCGAGCTGCACGTCATAGACGATCGTGCCCGCATCGAGTAACTGTTGCAGGCGCGCGACCAGCGTCGCGCGACTGGGAATCCGATCGAGCACACCGCGGGTATAGACGGCCTGTGCTTTCAACCAGGTGTCGAGCTCGGGGTTCTCGGGGCCTTCCATCCAGCGATACGGGTCGTGGACGGCCACGCCGTAGTAGGTGTCGACCACTTCGCGCACGGGAGCGGCGGGCGGCGCGCCGACGGTCTGGGCTACGAGCGCACGCGACGGCATGCCGAACGCGAGCGCGCCCAGGATGATGGCGGGCGTGGTCAACAGCTTGCGCATGTGAGTACGGTGAGGCACGGTGCGACCCTCGCGAGTGAAGGAGCTGATCGGCGGAGGTCCGGCAGCGGTCACGAAGTCATCCGACCGCATCGAGCCGCGCCTGGCGAGTCCACGCGCTCTGGCCAGACGCGCCGTCCAACGCCGCGGGGCGCCGCGCGTGGCGAACCGCGTCCTCGGCAAGTGCAGCGGCGATGGCCAGCTCGACGTCGCGCGCGGCATCGGCGGCGGGCATGAGCAGATCGGGCCGGCGCTCGAGCAGCTGGATGTCGATATCGCCCCGCGCGAACGCGGGGTCGGAGAGCAGGCGGCGAAGAAACATCTGGTTGGTCGAGATGCCGACGACGACCAATTCATCGAGCGCGCGCCTCATGCGGGAGAGCGCGGCACCCCGGTCTGGTGCCCAGACGATGAGCTTGGCGAGCAGCGAGTCGTAGTAGAGCGTGACTTCGTCGCCGATGCCGACGCCGGCATCCCAGCGCACGCCCGGGCCCGCCGGCACCTGGAGATAGGCGATGCGGCCGGTGGACGGCAGAAAGCCGTTCGCCGGATCTTCGCTCGTGATCCGGCACTCGATGGCCCAGCCGCGCGGCGCGAGCGGACCCTGGGGCACGCGCATCGGGAGCCCGCGCGCAATGCGAAGCTGCTCGCGCACGAGGTCCACCCCGTACACGAGCTCGGTCACGGGGTGCTCCACCTGGATGCGGGTGTTCATTTCCAGGAAGTAGAACGCGCCATCCGAGGCAAGCAGGAACTCGCAGGTACCGGCGCCGCGATAGTTCACGGCACGCGCCGCGGCCACGGCCGCCGCACCCATGGCCGCGCGCAGCGCGGGGGTCACGGCCACCGAAGGCGCCTCCTCAACCACCTTCTGGTGCCTCCGCTGGATCGAGCACTCGCGCTCCCCCAGATGCACGGTGCGCTCGGCGTCGGCCAACACCTGGATCTCGACGTGGCGCGGCGCGACGACGTACTTCTCCAGGTACACGGCGGGGTCGCCGAACGCCTTTGCCGCTTCCGAGCTCGCGGCCTCGAGCGCACCGGCGAGCTCGGACGCTTCCCGCACCACCCGCATCCCACGGCCACCGCCGCCAGCCGCCGCCTTCACCATCACCGGATAGCCGAGGTCGTGCGCCAGCGTGCGCGCGGCCGCCTCATCCGTCACCGGCGCCATGGCGCCGGGCACGGTGGGCACGCCGGCCGCCTGCATACAGCGGCGGGCCGCCGTCTTGTCGCCCATGGCGCGGATGGCCTCGGCCGGCGGGCCGATGAATACGAGACCCGCCGCGTCGACCGCTTCGGCGAACGCGGCGCGCTCGGCCAGAAAGCCGTAGCCCGGATGCACGGCATCGGCGCCCGCACGCGCGGCCGCATCAAGCAGCCGGTCGATGTTGAGATAGCTCTCGGTCGCCGGCGGCGGGCCGATCGGGACGGCGAGATCGGCCGCGCGCACGTAGGGGCTCGTGCGGTCGGCCGCCGAGTACACGGCCACGGCCTCGAGACCGTCCTCGTGACACGCGCGGATGATGCGGAGGGCGATCTCGCCGCGATTGGCAATCAGGACGCGCTTCACAGCGGCAGGTTTCCGTGCTTCTTGGGCGGGTTGCGGTCGCGCTTGGTGGTGAGTGTACGGAGGGCGTCGATGAGCCGCGGCCGGGTGTCGCGCGGATCGATCACGTCGTCGACGTAGCCGCGGCTCGCGGCGGCGTACGGGGTGGCGAACTTGGCGGTGTAGTCGTCGGTGAAGCTGGCGAGCGCCGCCGCCGGATCGGCAGCGCCGGCGATCTCGTCCTTGAACAGAATTTCCACCGCGCCCTTGGCGCCCATGACGGCGATCTCGGCCGTGGGCCATGCGAGATTCACGTCCCCGCGGATGTGTTTGGAGCTCATCACGTCATAGGCGCCACCGTAGGCCTTGCGAGTGATCACGGTGAGCTTGGACACCGTGGCCTCGCAGTAGGCGTAGAGCAGCTGCGCGCCGTGGCGGATGATGCCGCCATGCTCCTGCCCCACGCCGGGCAGGAACCCCGGGACGTCGACGAAGGTGAGCACCGGCATGTTGAAGCAGTCGCAGAACCGGATGAAGCGCGCGGCCTTGCCTGAGGCGCTGATGTCGAGCACGCCGGCGAGCACGGCCGGCTGGTTCGCCACCACGCCCACCGGATGTCCGC containing:
- a CDS encoding acetyl-CoA carboxylase biotin carboxylase subunit encodes the protein MKRVLIANRGEIALRIIRACHEDGLEAVAVYSAADRTSPYVRAADLAVPIGPPPATESYLNIDRLLDAAARAGADAVHPGYGFLAERAAFAEAVDAAGLVFIGPPAEAIRAMGDKTAARRCMQAAGVPTVPGAMAPVTDEAAARTLAHDLGYPVMVKAAAGGGGRGMRVVREASELAGALEAASSEAAKAFGDPAVYLEKYVVAPRHVEIQVLADAERTVHLGERECSIQRRHQKVVEEAPSVAVTPALRAAMGAAAVAAARAVNYRGAGTCEFLLASDGAFYFLEMNTRIQVEHPVTELVYGVDLVREQLRIARGLPMRVPQGPLAPRGWAIECRITSEDPANGFLPSTGRIAYLQVPAGPGVRWDAGVGIGDEVTLYYDSLLAKLIVWAPDRGAALSRMRRALDELVVVGISTNQMFLRRLLSDPAFARGDIDIQLLERRPDLLMPAADAARDVELAIAAALAEDAVRHARRPAALDGASGQSAWTRQARLDAVG